In a genomic window of Microbacterium amylolyticum:
- a CDS encoding LacI family DNA-binding transcriptional regulator produces the protein MPKRTTSRDVAARAGVSQSTVSHVLTGKTTVTDATRQRVLAAMEELRYRPNLAARSMRTRKSGRLAVVMPLTTPSIGDAISGAAEAAQEAGYVLELQGLTGTAEARKQRLLEIAGTGEFEGILSFMSVPGGDDLDEHTTVFALSAYDENLHVSGEMAEAGAIAEIIETLATQGHRRFLHIAGPEDYASALARRAAYESTIARLGLDSLGVIAGDWSGDSGERALRTLPDDTPPVAIIASNDLVAAGAIRGAHARGWTVPGQVSVSGWDDLDLSAFLDPSLTTVALDRQALGRHAVHRLLAKMRGEAEPERAGSLARVVWRESTGTLHPSD, from the coding sequence GTGCCGAAACGAACAACCAGCCGGGATGTCGCCGCGCGCGCCGGTGTCTCGCAGTCCACGGTCTCCCACGTCCTCACCGGAAAAACAACCGTCACGGACGCCACCCGCCAACGGGTTCTCGCGGCGATGGAAGAGCTGCGCTACCGCCCCAATCTCGCCGCGCGTTCCATGCGCACGCGCAAGTCGGGGCGACTCGCCGTCGTGATGCCCCTCACAACGCCGAGTATCGGCGACGCCATCAGCGGTGCCGCTGAGGCCGCGCAGGAAGCCGGATACGTCCTCGAACTCCAGGGACTGACGGGAACCGCCGAGGCACGAAAACAGCGCCTCCTCGAGATCGCCGGAACAGGCGAATTCGAAGGGATCCTGTCGTTCATGAGCGTGCCGGGCGGCGACGACCTCGATGAACACACCACCGTTTTCGCCCTCTCCGCATACGACGAGAACCTGCACGTGTCCGGCGAAATGGCCGAGGCTGGCGCCATCGCCGAGATCATCGAGACGCTCGCCACGCAGGGGCATCGACGTTTTCTCCACATCGCCGGCCCCGAAGACTATGCATCGGCCCTCGCCCGCCGAGCAGCATACGAGTCCACCATCGCCCGTCTCGGGCTCGACTCCCTCGGCGTCATCGCCGGAGACTGGTCGGGCGACTCCGGTGAGCGCGCGCTGCGCACCCTGCCGGATGACACGCCGCCCGTCGCGATCATCGCATCGAACGATCTCGTCGCGGCCGGCGCCATTCGCGGCGCCCACGCACGTGGATGGACCGTTCCCGGTCAGGTCAGCGTCAGCGGATGGGACGATCTGGACCTCTCGGCGTTCCTCGATCCGTCCCTGACCACCGTGGCACTCGATCGGCAGGCGCTCGGCCGGCATGCCGTCCATCGCCTCCTCGCCAAAATGCGGGGCGAGGCCGAGCCCGAACGTGCGGGCTCTCTGGCACGCGTCGTGTGGCGCGAGTCCACGGGAACTCTCCACCCGTCTGATTGA
- a CDS encoding Gfo/Idh/MocA family protein — translation MTSSRMALRVGVIGTGGIAGAHATAIRELGGSVELVAVADIDAARAAAFAADHGGATVFASADDLLAHAGADVVCICTPPQTHAPLAIAAMRAGVTALVEKPTALSLAELDEIARVEEETGTQTLTVFQHRFGAASLRLRELVTSGALGRPLVAACETLWFRPAAYFEVPWRGRWDVEGGGPTMGHGIHQFDLLLAVLGPWSEVTAVAERQLRPTDTEDVSAALVRFDNGAIATVINSLVSPKETSRLRIDFENASVEVEHLYGHTNADWTFTPAPGHEHLAERWNTDLPDDGISGHRHQIAAIADAIAAGKRPDVDIVDARRTLEFAAATYASAFRRTPIAAGDISGDDPFMTSMSGGIVPWAPVKAVPVAS, via the coding sequence ATGACCTCTTCCCGTATGGCGCTCCGCGTCGGCGTCATCGGCACCGGCGGCATCGCTGGTGCTCACGCGACGGCGATCCGTGAGCTCGGCGGCAGCGTCGAGCTTGTCGCCGTCGCCGATATCGACGCGGCACGCGCCGCCGCCTTCGCGGCAGATCACGGCGGTGCGACCGTGTTTGCCAGCGCGGACGATCTTCTCGCTCACGCCGGGGCGGATGTTGTCTGCATCTGCACACCGCCGCAGACCCACGCTCCCCTCGCCATCGCGGCAATGCGCGCCGGTGTCACGGCGCTCGTCGAAAAGCCGACCGCCCTCAGCCTCGCCGAGCTGGACGAGATCGCCCGCGTCGAAGAGGAGACCGGCACGCAGACACTCACGGTCTTCCAGCACCGCTTCGGAGCAGCGTCGCTGCGTCTGCGCGAACTCGTCACCTCGGGCGCACTCGGCCGTCCCCTCGTCGCCGCCTGCGAAACGCTCTGGTTCCGCCCCGCTGCCTACTTCGAGGTGCCGTGGCGCGGCCGATGGGACGTCGAGGGCGGAGGCCCGACCATGGGTCACGGCATTCACCAATTCGATCTACTCCTGGCGGTTCTCGGCCCATGGTCAGAGGTCACGGCCGTCGCCGAGCGCCAGCTGCGCCCCACCGACACCGAGGACGTCTCCGCGGCGCTCGTTCGCTTCGACAACGGAGCGATCGCCACCGTCATCAATTCCCTCGTCTCCCCGAAGGAAACATCGCGCCTGCGGATCGACTTCGAGAACGCCTCCGTGGAGGTGGAGCACCTGTATGGGCACACCAATGCCGACTGGACGTTCACGCCCGCTCCCGGTCACGAACATCTGGCCGAGCGCTGGAACACCGATCTGCCGGACGACGGGATCAGCGGCCATCGCCACCAGATCGCGGCAATCGCCGATGCCATCGCGGCCGGAAAACGTCCGGACGTCGACATCGTCGATGCCCGCCGCACCCTGGAGTTCGCCGCGGCGACGTATGCGTCCGCATTCCGGCGCACGCCGATCGCCGCGGGAGACATCTCGGGCGATGATCCGTTTATGACGTCGATGAGTGGCGGAATCGTGCCGTGGGCGCCCGTCAAAGCCGTTCCGGTGGCATCATGA
- a CDS encoding cupin domain-containing protein, with the protein MSADNGALSAPDSTFPGGTLVSRLDVYGDAAPDGICGGSPHMHTVSTEAYIVISGHGSLQTLDADEGFRETRLEAGSIVWFTPGVIHRAVNHGDLQAVVLMSNSGLPEAGDAVMTFPAEIVADASSYADAASLGDEPDRRAERAAARRDLAVTGFLALKTAVIAGDRSALAAFHGAAGAIVRGRAAAWPDLVRRRPLAAAEASLAMAQAVAAGDLSHLSGARVQQAAPSPGALGFGMCGRLRTYDVSEQS; encoded by the coding sequence ATGAGCGCCGATAATGGCGCCCTCTCTGCACCCGATTCGACCTTCCCCGGCGGAACGCTTGTCTCGCGCCTCGATGTCTACGGCGATGCAGCGCCCGACGGCATCTGCGGGGGTTCTCCTCACATGCACACGGTGTCGACAGAGGCCTACATCGTGATCTCCGGACACGGCTCCCTGCAGACTCTCGACGCTGATGAGGGGTTCCGCGAAACACGGCTCGAGGCGGGATCGATCGTGTGGTTCACGCCGGGCGTTATTCACCGTGCCGTCAACCACGGTGATCTGCAGGCCGTTGTTCTGATGAGCAATTCTGGGCTGCCCGAGGCGGGCGATGCGGTCATGACGTTCCCCGCCGAGATCGTCGCCGACGCGTCGTCGTATGCCGATGCGGCGTCACTGGGCGACGAACCCGATCGCCGAGCGGAACGAGCAGCCGCCAGACGGGACCTCGCCGTGACGGGGTTCCTCGCGCTAAAGACGGCCGTGATCGCGGGGGATCGTTCAGCGCTTGCGGCATTCCACGGTGCTGCCGGTGCCATCGTGCGCGGGCGGGCGGCTGCGTGGCCCGACCTGGTTCGGCGCCGCCCGCTCGCCGCTGCTGAAGCCAGTCTGGCGATGGCGCAGGCCGTCGCGGCGGGCGATCTCTCTCATCTGTCGGGCGCCCGTGTTCAGCAGGCGGCGCCGTCTCCGGGAGCACTCGGCTTCGGCATGTGCGGCCGACTGCGCACCTACGACGTCTCCGAACAGTCCTGA
- a CDS encoding alpha/beta hydrolase family protein: protein MSSSYDSLDDFLALPRLESIALAPDGTWAAGVVATLDHDETAWRRAIWRLPITTREAPMRLTRSAKGEASAAFLPNGDLLFTSSRPDAETKEEIDAAQLWVLPSSGGDARAVTALPGGVASIAASARGTECVVVAAELLPGAANLDAEGELRKARKDKKVRAILHESAPVRFWDHDLGPAEPHLLVLDGALAAESTAGAPSRPPLRDLTPRPGGALRRSSQAITPDGSTLIAGFSRIADGQPTTALVAIDVVTGHRTTLCDEPGISHGGVVISRDGTRIAYTRTPESTAEAVADSEIWAARIDGSDPIRLAGEWDRWPASLAFAPDGNALIATADDDGRGHIFRIPLDGSSPEAITRDDYAYASVNVADDGTVIALRSNWLEPPHPVRVLTDGTVTRLATPAPVPTPNARMERVETRAEDGARVAGWLLLPEQADEASPLLLWVHGGPLNSWNAWSWRWAPQLAVAQGYAVLLPDPALSTGYGLDFIQRGWGAWGEKPYTDLMAITDAVEARDDIDETRTAAMGGSFGGYMANWIAGHTDRFDAIVTHASLWAFDQFAGTTDSPTYWRTLMSTEAAQENSPHLFVDAITTPMLVIHGDKDYRVPIGEGLRLWSDLYTAHADDTGAMVHRFLYFPDENHWILTPQHAKIWYQTVFAFLAQHVLGEEATRPELLG, encoded by the coding sequence ATGAGCTCTTCTTACGATTCCCTCGACGACTTTCTCGCACTTCCTCGCCTCGAATCGATCGCTCTTGCGCCTGACGGAACCTGGGCCGCCGGCGTTGTCGCGACGCTGGACCACGATGAGACGGCATGGCGGCGCGCTATCTGGCGGCTTCCGATCACAACGCGGGAGGCACCCATGCGCCTGACCCGCTCCGCGAAGGGAGAGGCTTCGGCGGCGTTCCTCCCGAACGGAGATCTGCTGTTCACCTCCTCGCGGCCCGACGCGGAAACGAAAGAAGAGATCGACGCGGCTCAGCTCTGGGTTCTGCCGTCTTCGGGAGGAGACGCGCGCGCCGTCACCGCGCTTCCAGGCGGCGTTGCATCGATTGCAGCGTCGGCGCGCGGCACCGAGTGCGTTGTCGTCGCCGCCGAGCTCCTTCCCGGAGCCGCCAATCTGGACGCCGAGGGGGAGCTGCGGAAGGCGCGCAAAGACAAAAAGGTGCGAGCGATTCTGCACGAGTCCGCGCCCGTGCGGTTCTGGGACCACGATCTGGGCCCCGCCGAGCCGCACCTGCTCGTGCTGGACGGCGCGCTCGCCGCGGAGAGCACGGCCGGTGCGCCCTCGCGTCCGCCCCTTCGTGATCTGACGCCGCGGCCGGGCGGTGCACTCCGTCGGAGCTCGCAGGCGATCACACCCGATGGGTCCACGCTGATCGCCGGATTTTCCCGCATCGCGGACGGACAGCCGACGACGGCTCTTGTGGCGATTGACGTTGTGACCGGGCACCGGACGACCCTCTGCGACGAGCCGGGAATCTCCCACGGCGGCGTTGTGATCAGTCGCGACGGAACGCGCATCGCCTACACCCGAACACCGGAATCGACCGCGGAGGCCGTGGCCGATAGCGAGATCTGGGCGGCGCGAATCGACGGCTCCGATCCCATCCGGCTGGCCGGTGAGTGGGATCGTTGGCCGGCATCGCTGGCGTTTGCCCCCGACGGCAATGCTCTGATCGCCACAGCCGATGACGACGGCCGCGGACACATTTTCCGCATTCCCCTCGACGGTTCCTCACCCGAGGCCATCACGCGTGACGACTACGCATACGCCTCGGTGAATGTTGCCGACGACGGAACGGTGATCGCCCTGCGCTCGAACTGGCTCGAACCGCCCCATCCCGTTCGCGTCCTCACGGACGGAACGGTCACCCGGCTGGCGACCCCCGCGCCCGTTCCCACTCCGAACGCTCGGATGGAGCGCGTCGAGACGCGTGCAGAGGACGGCGCCCGCGTTGCCGGGTGGTTGCTGCTTCCCGAGCAGGCGGACGAGGCATCACCGCTTCTGCTGTGGGTGCACGGCGGCCCGCTGAACAGCTGGAACGCGTGGAGTTGGCGCTGGGCGCCGCAGCTTGCTGTTGCGCAGGGCTACGCCGTTCTCCTGCCCGACCCTGCTCTGTCGACCGGCTACGGGCTCGACTTCATCCAGCGGGGCTGGGGAGCATGGGGTGAAAAGCCCTACACGGATCTGATGGCGATCACGGATGCCGTGGAGGCGCGGGACGACATAGATGAAACGCGAACGGCCGCGATGGGCGGATCCTTCGGTGGCTATATGGCTAACTGGATCGCTGGCCACACCGATCGTTTCGACGCAATCGTCACACACGCCAGCCTGTGGGCGTTCGATCAGTTCGCCGGAACTACCGATTCCCCTACGTACTGGCGCACCCTGATGTCCACGGAAGCGGCCCAGGAGAACTCCCCTCACCTGTTCGTCGACGCGATCACGACGCCAATGCTCGTCATCCACGGCGATAAGGACTATCGCGTACCGATCGGGGAGGGGCTGCGGCTGTGGTCAGACCTGTACACCGCGCACGCGGATGACACCGGTGCGATGGTCCACCGATTCCTCTACTTCCCCGATGAGAACCACTGGATCCTCACGCCGCAGCACGCGAAGATCTGGTACCAAACGGTTTTTGCGTTCCTCGCTCAGCACGTGCTCGGAGAAGAGGCCACACGGCCGGAACTTCTCGGATAG
- a CDS encoding aldehyde dehydrogenase family protein, producing the protein MSITSSHEPVRTGLFIGGAERFTDDVLRVADPAKPGVIVGEAASASADDVAEAISAAKGAYRGWRTLTPAERAEKMLHAIDGIADDRDTDAAILSQENGKIRMEGWIDALVFELRWRLALDLADEVDQGRMLETAPGIPVTTEVSYQPLGVTTIIVPFNWPIAILGAALPHALLAGNPVIVKPPPSAPLATTRVVQRVAEKLPAGVLNVVTGEDANMSQLIQSPDVAKVCFTGSVGGGKKMMEMGAASLTRVTLELGGNDAAIFAEDAIIDDTHLDRIFAAVYDTTGQICMNAKRIYVHRSRMDELIAGLDERLSKTVLGYGLDESTTMGPLHQPAQKAFVEELIQETKDSGAEVREYGELPGGDMTDGNFVRPALVINPDPSLRVVTQEQFGPVIGVIPFDSEEEAVAAANDTWAGLCGSVWTADPETAQRIGSQLVCGYVWVNDHGATRLDLRAPFGGMKQSGFGREQGIDGVRAFQDTHSIATIDPEALAAMAH; encoded by the coding sequence ATGTCGATTACCTCATCACACGAACCCGTCCGAACAGGACTCTTCATTGGCGGGGCGGAGCGCTTCACAGACGATGTGCTACGCGTCGCCGACCCCGCCAAGCCCGGCGTGATCGTCGGCGAGGCTGCGAGCGCATCTGCTGACGATGTCGCCGAGGCCATCTCCGCGGCGAAGGGCGCCTACCGCGGCTGGCGAACGCTCACGCCCGCCGAGCGGGCCGAGAAGATGCTGCACGCCATCGATGGCATCGCGGACGATCGCGACACCGACGCCGCGATCCTGTCGCAGGAGAACGGCAAGATCCGGATGGAGGGCTGGATCGACGCTCTCGTCTTCGAACTGCGCTGGCGACTTGCCCTCGACCTCGCCGACGAGGTCGACCAGGGCCGAATGCTGGAAACGGCGCCCGGCATCCCCGTGACAACTGAGGTCAGCTACCAGCCGCTCGGGGTGACCACGATCATTGTGCCGTTCAACTGGCCGATCGCCATTCTCGGAGCGGCGTTGCCTCATGCCCTCTTGGCGGGAAACCCCGTCATCGTCAAGCCACCGCCCTCAGCGCCGCTCGCGACAACGCGCGTTGTGCAGCGGGTGGCGGAGAAGCTCCCCGCGGGTGTGCTGAACGTCGTCACCGGTGAGGACGCCAACATGTCGCAGCTGATCCAGAGCCCCGATGTGGCGAAGGTGTGCTTCACGGGCAGCGTCGGTGGCGGGAAGAAGATGATGGAGATGGGTGCCGCCTCGCTCACCCGTGTGACGCTCGAGTTGGGCGGGAACGACGCGGCGATCTTCGCGGAGGACGCGATCATCGACGACACTCACCTTGATCGGATCTTCGCGGCCGTCTACGACACGACCGGTCAGATCTGCATGAATGCCAAGCGCATTTACGTGCACCGCTCGCGAATGGACGAGCTTATCGCCGGACTCGACGAACGCCTGTCGAAGACGGTGCTCGGATACGGCCTCGACGAGTCGACAACGATGGGTCCGCTGCATCAGCCGGCGCAGAAGGCCTTCGTCGAGGAGCTGATCCAGGAGACGAAGGACTCGGGCGCGGAGGTGCGCGAATACGGCGAGCTACCCGGCGGCGACATGACGGACGGCAATTTCGTGCGCCCCGCCCTCGTGATCAACCCGGACCCGTCGCTGCGCGTTGTTACCCAGGAACAGTTTGGTCCGGTCATCGGCGTAATCCCCTTCGATTCGGAAGAGGAGGCCGTTGCCGCGGCGAACGACACGTGGGCCGGCCTGTGTGGCTCGGTGTGGACCGCAGACCCTGAGACCGCGCAGCGCATCGGATCGCAATTGGTGTGCGGATACGTGTGGGTTAACGACCACGGGGCAACGCGTCTCGACCTGCGCGCTCCGTTCGGCGGCATGAAGCAGTCGGGCTTCGGGCGCGAACAGGGCATTGACGGCGTCCGAGCCTTCCAGGACACCCACTCGATCGCCACGATCGATCCGGAGGCACTCGCGGCGATGGCGCACTGA
- a CDS encoding phosphoenolpyruvate carboxykinase (GTP): protein MAIAEPQAVTRPSRLREFGDMPRFTGDAFQELVAWVQEIADLTKPDRIHWVDGSADENAALLEDMVEQGTLIPLDEERRPNSYLARSDAGDVARLESRTFISSEREEDAGPTNNWVPPQQMKSVLTSLFDGAMRGRTMFVVPFSMGKIGGPISQLGVQITDSPYAVASIGIMTRVGTEVTRLIAGGTPWVRTVHSVGHPLTPGEHDVSWPSNEEKYIAHFPDTLEVWSFGSGYGGNAILAKKCFALRIASVLGRDQGWMAEHMLLIRVISPEGRRFHIAAAFPSACGKTNLAMLRPTIPGWRVETLGDDIVWIRPGEDGRLHAINPEAGFFGVAPGTGASTNVTAVEALHGNVIFTNVALTDDGDVWWEGLTDDPPAHLTDWQGEDWTPDSGRPAAHPNSRFTVDATQAPSISPDWEEDVPLDAILFGGRRATNVPLVAEAFHWNHGVFMGATISSERTAAAEGVVGELRRDPFAMMPFCGYNMADYFGHWIEMGQTVPQPPAIFQVNWFRKGEDGRFLWPGFGENSRVIEWICRRLDGEAGAFPSPVGLLPTPGSLNRDGIDVPAGDMVELFDVDAASWLAEADLTEEFFDSFGEKIPQELREQLRALRARLETARG, encoded by the coding sequence ATGGCGATCGCAGAACCGCAGGCAGTCACCCGCCCCTCCCGCCTCCGTGAGTTCGGAGACATGCCCCGCTTCACGGGCGATGCCTTCCAGGAACTCGTGGCGTGGGTGCAGGAGATCGCGGATCTCACGAAGCCCGACCGCATCCACTGGGTTGATGGGTCCGCGGACGAGAACGCCGCGCTTCTCGAAGACATGGTCGAGCAGGGAACGCTCATCCCGCTCGATGAGGAGCGCCGCCCGAACAGCTACCTCGCCCGATCAGACGCGGGGGACGTCGCCCGTCTCGAATCGCGGACGTTCATCTCCTCGGAGCGCGAAGAAGACGCCGGCCCGACCAACAACTGGGTTCCGCCGCAGCAGATGAAGAGCGTGCTCACCTCACTCTTCGACGGTGCCATGCGCGGACGGACGATGTTCGTCGTCCCCTTCTCCATGGGCAAGATCGGCGGACCGATTTCGCAGCTTGGCGTGCAGATCACCGACAGTCCCTACGCTGTCGCGTCGATCGGCATCATGACGCGCGTCGGCACGGAGGTCACTCGCTTGATCGCCGGAGGGACCCCGTGGGTACGAACGGTGCACTCGGTCGGCCACCCCCTCACCCCAGGTGAGCACGACGTGTCGTGGCCGTCGAACGAGGAGAAGTACATCGCGCACTTCCCCGACACCCTCGAGGTGTGGTCGTTCGGCTCCGGCTACGGCGGCAACGCGATTCTCGCGAAGAAGTGCTTCGCCCTGCGCATCGCTTCGGTTCTCGGCCGGGACCAGGGCTGGATGGCCGAGCACATGCTGCTCATCCGGGTGATCTCGCCCGAGGGGCGCCGTTTTCACATCGCGGCGGCTTTCCCGTCCGCGTGCGGCAAGACGAACTTGGCGATGCTCCGCCCGACGATCCCCGGCTGGCGCGTTGAGACTCTCGGCGACGACATCGTGTGGATCCGACCCGGCGAGGACGGCCGGTTGCACGCCATTAACCCCGAAGCCGGGTTCTTCGGCGTCGCGCCCGGAACCGGTGCGTCGACGAACGTCACGGCGGTCGAGGCGCTTCACGGCAACGTCATCTTCACCAATGTGGCGCTGACCGACGATGGCGACGTGTGGTGGGAGGGGCTGACGGACGATCCGCCCGCGCACCTGACCGACTGGCAGGGGGAAGACTGGACCCCCGACAGCGGACGCCCGGCCGCGCACCCCAACTCACGCTTCACGGTCGACGCCACACAGGCCCCCTCGATTTCTCCCGACTGGGAAGAAGACGTTCCGCTTGACGCGATCTTGTTCGGCGGTCGTCGAGCAACAAACGTTCCCCTCGTTGCCGAGGCGTTCCACTGGAACCACGGCGTCTTCATGGGGGCGACGATCTCGTCCGAGCGCACGGCAGCCGCCGAAGGCGTCGTCGGCGAGCTGCGGCGCGACCCGTTCGCGATGATGCCGTTCTGCGGATACAACATGGCAGACTACTTCGGTCACTGGATCGAGATGGGGCAGACCGTTCCCCAGCCGCCGGCGATCTTCCAGGTCAACTGGTTCCGCAAGGGTGAGGATGGCCGGTTCCTCTGGCCGGGCTTCGGCGAGAACTCTCGGGTGATCGAGTGGATCTGCCGCCGCCTCGACGGTGAGGCGGGCGCGTTCCCGTCACCCGTGGGCCTCCTCCCCACGCCGGGGTCGCTGAACCGTGACGGAATCGACGTTCCCGCCGGCGACATGGTCGAGCTGTTCGACGTCGATGCCGCATCGTGGCTGGCTGAGGCTGATCTCACCGAGGAGTTCTTCGACTCCTTTGGCGAGAAGATTCCGCAGGAGCTGCGCGAGCAGCTTCGCGCGCTTCGTGCGCGCCTTGAGACCGCGAGGGGCTGA
- a CDS encoding helix-turn-helix domain-containing protein produces MAPATSGAASTPHIELKTLGHRIRHHRLARGYTLDALGDAVGVAGSQLSLIENGKREPKLTLLQKIAEATGVSVTDLISSEPPNRRAALEIELERAQQSPSFAQLSIPAIKVTKGISDDTLESILGLHNELQRRDREANATPEEARRANTELRRKMRALNNYLPDIEDLAEKQLAAAGHQAGALTHRTVSIMAEQLGFDLIYVNDLPRSTRSITDLENGRIYLPPASIPGGHGLRSMALQAMAHRLLGHQPPTSYADFLQQRLEINYYAACCLIPQGNGVRFLQQAKKDRNIAVEDFRDAFGVTHEAASMRMTNLMTEHLGMPLHFLRVGGQGQIERVYENDALPLPQDVTGAVEGQIVCQKFSARNAFEQQNRTTEHYQYTDTPGGTFWCATQTGTHDGGDFSITVGVPFDDAKFWRGRETPSRAVSTCPDETCCRRPSADITERWRGRAWPSARVHTHIFSPLPRGNFPGVSESDVFEFLEKHAES; encoded by the coding sequence ATGGCACCGGCAACGTCGGGGGCAGCGTCCACGCCCCACATCGAACTCAAAACACTCGGTCACCGCATCCGCCACCATCGCCTCGCGCGCGGCTACACCCTGGATGCGCTCGGCGATGCCGTCGGAGTGGCGGGTAGCCAGCTGAGCCTCATCGAGAACGGCAAGCGTGAGCCGAAGCTCACGCTGCTTCAAAAAATCGCCGAGGCGACCGGCGTCAGTGTCACCGACCTGATTTCCTCCGAGCCGCCGAACCGGCGTGCAGCTCTGGAGATCGAACTCGAACGTGCACAGCAGAGCCCCTCGTTCGCCCAGCTGAGCATTCCAGCAATTAAGGTCACCAAGGGCATCAGCGACGACACCCTCGAGTCGATCCTGGGGCTGCACAACGAGTTGCAACGCCGCGATCGGGAGGCGAACGCCACCCCGGAAGAAGCCCGGCGGGCAAACACCGAGCTGCGCCGCAAGATGCGTGCCCTTAACAACTATCTGCCAGACATCGAGGATCTCGCGGAGAAACAACTCGCCGCCGCAGGGCACCAGGCGGGCGCGCTGACCCACCGCACCGTGAGCATCATGGCGGAGCAACTCGGCTTCGATCTGATCTACGTCAACGATCTGCCGCGCTCAACTCGTTCAATCACCGACCTCGAAAACGGCCGCATCTACCTGCCGCCCGCGTCGATTCCCGGTGGGCACGGCCTGCGATCCATGGCGCTCCAGGCCATGGCGCACCGCCTGCTCGGGCACCAGCCACCCACGTCGTACGCGGACTTTCTGCAGCAGCGCCTCGAAATCAACTACTACGCGGCCTGTTGCCTCATCCCGCAGGGCAATGGCGTGCGGTTCCTCCAGCAGGCGAAGAAAGACCGCAACATCGCGGTCGAAGACTTCCGGGATGCCTTCGGCGTGACGCACGAGGCCGCGAGCATGCGGATGACGAACCTCATGACCGAGCATCTCGGAATGCCGCTGCACTTCCTCCGCGTCGGCGGGCAGGGCCAGATTGAGCGCGTCTACGAAAACGACGCCCTCCCCCTGCCGCAGGATGTCACGGGAGCCGTCGAGGGTCAGATCGTGTGCCAGAAGTTCTCGGCCCGCAACGCCTTCGAACAGCAGAACCGAACAACCGAGCACTACCAGTACACAGACACTCCGGGCGGCACGTTCTGGTGCGCAACACAGACGGGAACACACGACGGGGGCGACTTCTCGATCACCGTTGGTGTGCCCTTCGACGACGCGAAGTTCTGGCGGGGACGGGAAACCCCCAGCCGCGCCGTATCCACCTGCCCCGATGAAACCTGCTGCCGTCGACCGTCAGCGGATATCACCGAGCGGTGGCGCGGAAGGGCCTGGCCGAGCGCGCGTGTACACACGCACATCTTCAGCCCCCTCCCCCGCGGGAATTTCCCGGGCGTCAGCGAAAGCGACGTCTTTGAGTTCCTCGAGAAGCACGCCGAGAGCTGA
- a CDS encoding bifunctional methylenetetrahydrofolate dehydrogenase/methenyltetrahydrofolate cyclohydrolase, with protein MTAQVLDGKAASAAIKDELKQRIAALKDKGVTPGIATVLVGADPASQLYVGMKHRQSEAIGMNSIQRELPADATQEKVEALIDELNADPSCHGYIVQLPLPKHIDTDRVLERIDPAKDADGLHPTNLGRLVLNVNSEITSPLPCTPRGVIELLQRSGYDLNGKHVVVVGRGITIGRSIGLILTRREVNATVTQVHTGTVDMGQYLRQADVIVASAGVKHLVRPEDVKPGAAVLDVGVTREDNPETGKQKIYGDVHPGVAEVAGYLSPNPGGVGPMTVALLMTNVVEAAERSLA; from the coding sequence ATGACCGCACAGGTTCTGGACGGCAAGGCGGCCTCGGCCGCGATTAAAGACGAGCTGAAGCAGCGCATCGCTGCGTTGAAAGACAAGGGCGTTACCCCCGGAATCGCCACCGTTCTGGTTGGTGCCGACCCGGCCTCGCAGCTGTACGTGGGGATGAAGCATCGCCAGTCCGAGGCGATCGGCATGAACTCGATTCAGCGAGAACTCCCTGCCGACGCGACACAGGAGAAGGTGGAGGCTCTGATCGATGAGCTGAACGCCGATCCGTCGTGCCACGGCTACATCGTGCAGCTCCCGTTGCCGAAGCACATCGACACCGACCGTGTTCTCGAGCGCATCGACCCTGCGAAGGACGCAGATGGTCTGCACCCCACCAACCTCGGTCGCCTCGTGCTCAACGTCAACTCCGAGATCACCAGCCCTCTTCCGTGCACGCCCCGCGGGGTGATCGAGCTGCTGCAACGCAGCGGTTACGACCTGAACGGAAAGCACGTGGTCGTCGTCGGACGCGGCATCACGATCGGACGCTCGATCGGCCTCATCCTGACGCGTCGCGAAGTGAATGCCACCGTGACACAGGTGCACACCGGCACTGTCGACATGGGGCAGTACCTTCGCCAGGCCGATGTGATCGTCGCTTCAGCCGGGGTGAAGCACCTCGTCCGCCCCGAGGACGTCAAACCGGGAGCGGCTGTTCTCGACGTCGGCGTCACCCGCGAAGACAACCCCGAGACCGGCAAGCAGAAGATCTACGGCGATGTTCACCCGGGCGTCGCGGAGGTCGCTGGATACCTCTCCCCGAACCCCGGCGGCGTTGGCCCGATGACCGTTGCGCTTCTGATGACAAACGTTGTCGAGGCGGCGGAGCGCTCTCTCGCTTAG